The Oenanthe melanoleuca isolate GR-GAL-2019-014 chromosome 15, OMel1.0, whole genome shotgun sequence genome contains a region encoding:
- the CHEK2 gene encoding serine/threonine-protein kinase Chk2 isoform X4: MVDDQMMFPKEFREKYIMSKTLGSGACGEVKLAFEKSTCNKVAVKIINKRNFVASGLTEANPALNINTEIEILKKIDHPCLIKIKNFFEAEDYYIVLELMEGGELYDRVSRPIKMKEDVCKLYFYQMLLAVKYLHDNGIIHRDLKPENVLLSSSEEICLVKITDFGQSKILGEASLMKTLCGTPMYLAPEVLNSLGTAGYSRAVDCWSLGVILFVCLCGYPPFNEQNTQLSLKDQITQGKYTFIPKEWKHVSDMALDLVKKLLVVDPSKRLTTEEALEHPWLQDEDMKTTFQQLLAQTCSNMNPPETSKVPTTTRKRLHENEDEYGSAKRAVPSTSQKMR, translated from the exons ATGGTGGATGATCAGATGATGTTTCCCaaagaattcagagagaaataCATCATGTCAAAGACTTTGGGAAG TGGTGCCTGTGGAGAAGTCAAACTGGCATTTGAGAAGAGCACCTGTAACAAAGTCGCAGTGAAAATCATCAATAAAAGGAACTTTGTGGCCAGTGGCCTGACAGAGGCA AACCCAGCTTTAAATATCAATacagaaattgaaattttgaagaaaatagaTCAT CCTTGTTTAATCAAgattaaaaatttctttgaagCAGAGGATTACTACATTGTTTTGGAACT GATGGAAGGAGGAGAATTGTATGACAGAGTGTCAAGGCCAATCAAGATGAAAGAAGATGTCTGCAAGTTGTACTTTTATCAGATGCTGCTGGCAGTAAAG TATCTTCATGACAATGGAATTATACACCGAGATCTAAAGCCAGAAAATGTACTACTTTCATCTTCTGAAGAGATATGTCTTGTAAAG ATTACAGATTTTGGACAATCCAAGATTCTTGGAGAAGCTTCTCTTATGAAAACATTATGTGGTACTCCCATGTATCTTGCTCCTGAGGTTCTAAATTCACTTGGGACTGCTGGATACAGCCGAGCTGTGGACTGCTGGAGTTTAGGAGTTATTCTTTTTGTATG CTTGTGTGGATATCCACCATTCAATGAGCAAAATACTCAACTCTCTCTGAAAGACCAAATCACTCAAGGCAAATACACGTTCATTCCAAAAGAATGGAAGCATGTGTCAGACATGG CTCTGGATCTGGTGAAGAAACTGCTAGTAGTGGACCCAAGCAAACGTCTTACCACAGAGGAAGCCTTAGAGCATCCTTGGCTTCAG gatGAGGATATGAAAACTACATTTCAACAGCTGCTTGCTCAGACATGTAGCAATATGAATCCACCAGAAACATCAAAAGTG CCAACCACAACGAGAAAGCGTCTCCATGAAAATGAGGATGAATATGGCTCTGCTAAACGTGCTGTTCCTTCTACATCTCAGAAAATGAGgtga